A single region of the Pseudomonas granadensis genome encodes:
- a CDS encoding acyl-CoA synthetase family protein: MNWIKLEHLLLKAQPLRAVSFAPALDHAAMCEQALSVAAALQARGVRHLAVHLEDAAELAIALLGAWRAGVSVLLPADLQGQTRQRWADEVDLWLTDQPGDTRLDEIQQPPLAGAALDLDQCRLSLCTSGSSGEPKRIDKSLRQLANEVEALEQLWGADLGQACIIGSVATQHIYGLLFRVLWPLCAGRPFVRKQLAFPEDMQRASREHPAFAWVASPALLKRMGDNLDWPALSAVRRVFSSGGALPLEAAQSLEQRLQQWPTEILGSSETGGIAWRQGDALWQPFAAVELSQDSDGALLIASPYLPTGHVEHSADAARIETDGRFELLGRLDRIVKLEEKRISLPMLEQALVAHAWVAEARLGVVQENRASLGALLVLSDAGLFALREHGRRGLTESLREHLKTHCEVLALPRRWRLLRQLPLNSQGKLPQAEVDALLIAPRPKAPELLEQVETGGEWSLQLSVPPDLAYFSGHFPKAPVLPGVVQVEWALNLGRQLLKLDGAFAGMEVLKFQQLVRPGDEIQLHLRFDAERRKLYFAYRNDTATCSSGRILLGVEHG, encoded by the coding sequence ATGAACTGGATAAAACTTGAGCACCTGCTGCTCAAGGCCCAACCGCTGCGGGCCGTCAGCTTCGCACCGGCACTTGATCATGCCGCGATGTGCGAGCAGGCGCTGAGCGTCGCCGCCGCGCTGCAGGCACGAGGCGTGCGTCATCTGGCCGTGCATCTGGAAGACGCCGCCGAACTGGCCATCGCGCTGCTGGGTGCCTGGCGCGCAGGCGTCAGTGTGCTGTTGCCTGCCGACCTGCAAGGGCAGACGCGCCAGCGCTGGGCGGACGAGGTCGACCTGTGGCTGACCGATCAGCCGGGCGATACCCGACTCGATGAAATTCAGCAGCCGCCATTAGCGGGCGCGGCGCTGGATCTCGATCAATGCCGTCTGAGCCTGTGCACTTCGGGCTCCAGCGGCGAACCCAAGCGCATCGACAAGTCCCTGCGCCAACTGGCCAACGAAGTCGAGGCGTTGGAGCAATTGTGGGGCGCGGACCTTGGCCAGGCCTGCATCATCGGCAGCGTCGCCACCCAGCACATCTACGGCTTGCTGTTTCGCGTGCTGTGGCCGCTGTGCGCCGGGCGCCCGTTCGTGCGCAAACAACTGGCATTTCCCGAGGACATGCAGCGCGCCAGCCGCGAACATCCGGCCTTCGCCTGGGTCGCCAGCCCGGCATTGCTCAAGCGCATGGGCGACAACCTCGACTGGCCGGCGCTGAGCGCGGTGCGCCGGGTATTTTCCTCTGGTGGCGCGCTGCCGCTTGAGGCCGCGCAAAGCCTCGAGCAACGCTTGCAGCAATGGCCAACGGAGATCCTCGGCAGCTCGGAAACCGGCGGGATTGCCTGGCGTCAGGGCGACGCATTGTGGCAACCGTTCGCCGCGGTCGAACTGAGCCAGGACAGTGACGGCGCGCTGTTGATTGCCTCGCCTTACTTGCCGACGGGGCATGTCGAGCACAGCGCCGACGCCGCACGCATCGAGACAGATGGGCGTTTCGAACTGCTCGGGCGCCTCGACCGGATCGTCAAACTCGAAGAAAAACGTATCTCCCTGCCCATGCTCGAACAGGCCTTGGTTGCCCACGCGTGGGTCGCCGAAGCACGTCTGGGCGTGGTGCAGGAAAATCGCGCTTCCCTCGGTGCTTTACTGGTGCTGAGCGACGCCGGCCTGTTTGCGCTGCGCGAACACGGCCGCCGCGGTCTGACCGAGTCGCTGCGCGAACACCTCAAGACACATTGCGAAGTGCTGGCCCTGCCGCGGCGCTGGCGGCTGCTGCGGCAGTTACCGCTCAATAGCCAGGGCAAACTGCCCCAGGCCGAAGTCGACGCCCTGCTGATTGCTCCGCGCCCGAAAGCGCCTGAACTGCTGGAACAAGTCGAAACGGGCGGTGAGTGGAGCTTGCAACTCAGCGTGCCGCCAGACCTGGCTTACTTCAGCGGGCACTTTCCCAAAGCGCCGGTTTTGCCCGGTGTGGTGCAGGTGGAATGGGCACTGAATCTCGGCCGTCAGTTACTGAAGCTCGACGGTGCGTTCGCCGGCATGGAAGTGCTGAAATTCCAGCAACTGGTGCGCCCCGGGGATGAAATTCAGCTGCACCTGCGTTTCGATGCCGAGCGGCGCAAGTTGTATTTTGCTTATCGCAATGACACGGCGACGTGTTCCAGTGGGCGGATCTTGCTGGGTGTTGAACATGGTTGA
- a CDS encoding COG4648 family protein — MSRLIGLGLLLAGLLYPFAVYFGMEHFAPWQFGLLLGSLWLARVLSGERKPGSVWMAGVAIVFCALLALFDSPQLLRWYPVLISGFMLMLFASSLTFGRPMVERLARLREPDLPPEAIRYTRQVTLAWSVFFFCNGLCAALLTLWAPLDWWMLYTGLISYGLIGLMFAIEWLIRQRVRGRT, encoded by the coding sequence ATGAGCCGATTGATCGGCCTCGGCCTGCTGCTGGCCGGCCTGCTGTACCCCTTTGCGGTGTATTTCGGCATGGAGCACTTCGCGCCGTGGCAGTTCGGCCTGCTGTTGGGCAGTCTGTGGCTGGCGCGGGTGCTGAGTGGCGAGCGCAAACCCGGCAGCGTGTGGATGGCGGGCGTGGCGATTGTCTTCTGCGCGCTGCTGGCGCTGTTCGACAGCCCGCAATTGCTGCGCTGGTACCCGGTGCTGATCAGCGGCTTCATGCTAATGCTGTTCGCCTCGAGCCTGACGTTCGGCAGGCCGATGGTCGAGCGGCTGGCGCGCTTGCGTGAGCCGGATCTGCCACCCGAGGCGATTCGCTACACGCGTCAGGTCACGCTGGCCTGGAGCGTGTTTTTTTTCTGCAACGGTTTGTGCGCCGCGCTCCTGACCCTGTGGGCGCCGCTGGATTGGTGGATGTTGTACACCGGCCTGATCTCCTATGGATTGATCGGCCTGATGTTTGCCATTGAATGGCTGATACGACAACGGGTAAGAGGCCGTACATGA
- a CDS encoding acyl carrier protein: MQTRDDIFNTLRDALVELFELDPARVSMDANLYQDLEIDSIDAVDLIDHIKRQTGKKIAAEEFKSVRTVGDVVEAVYRLVQPAA, translated from the coding sequence ATGCAAACTCGTGACGATATTTTCAACACCCTGCGCGATGCCCTGGTCGAGCTGTTTGAACTCGATCCGGCCCGCGTAAGCATGGACGCCAACCTGTATCAGGATCTGGAGATCGACAGCATCGACGCGGTCGATCTGATCGATCACATCAAACGCCAGACCGGCAAGAAAATCGCCGCCGAAGAATTCAAGTCGGTGCGCACCGTCGGTGACGTGGTCGAGGCGGTCTACCGTCTGGTTCAACCGGCCGCATGA
- a CDS encoding phosphopantetheine-binding protein, whose product MSELNTADLMRDIKLLIIDALGLEDIGPDDIGDEQTLFGEGLGLDSVDALELGLAIQKKYGIKIDADAKDTRNHFTNVASLAAFVTARQAA is encoded by the coding sequence ATGAGCGAACTGAACACCGCTGACCTGATGCGTGACATCAAACTGCTGATCATTGACGCACTCGGCCTCGAAGACATTGGCCCAGACGACATCGGCGACGAGCAGACGCTGTTTGGCGAAGGCCTGGGCCTGGACTCGGTCGACGCGCTGGAACTGGGGCTGGCCATCCAGAAAAAATACGGCATCAAGATCGACGCCGATGCCAAAGACACCCGCAACCATTTCACCAACGTGGCGAGCCTTGCGGCTTTTGTCACGGCCAGACAGGCAGCTTGA
- a CDS encoding lysophospholipid acyltransferase family protein, whose protein sequence is MDLATQPVTEKNRDAYYWRLLATAASFALFGLGGLCLRVLVFPLLNCLPGDALAHRQRARKTVSRLFWFFVRFMARTGVLTYDIEGAERLGRPGQMIIANHPSLIDVVFLIGLVRQANCVVKKSLWENPFTRGPLRSTEYISNDGSMDMLDAAAQSLQNGQTLIIFPEGTRTQPGQPPAFHRGAAAIALRGAKMVTPVIIKVSPTTLTKAEPWYRIPKRRVHFSFRVGADIDPQTFAAQGPAPQASRKLNDYLHDYFIKELAEDERTEHR, encoded by the coding sequence ATGGACCTGGCAACGCAACCCGTGACCGAGAAAAACCGCGACGCCTATTACTGGCGCTTGCTGGCCACCGCCGCAAGCTTCGCCCTGTTCGGGCTGGGCGGCCTCTGCCTGCGCGTGCTGGTATTTCCATTGCTCAACTGCCTGCCCGGCGATGCGCTTGCGCACCGGCAACGTGCACGCAAAACCGTCAGTCGGCTGTTCTGGTTTTTCGTGCGTTTCATGGCCCGCACCGGCGTGCTGACCTATGACATCGAGGGTGCCGAGCGCCTCGGTCGACCAGGGCAGATGATCATCGCCAATCACCCATCGCTGATCGACGTGGTATTTCTGATCGGCCTGGTGCGCCAGGCCAATTGCGTAGTGAAGAAAAGCCTGTGGGAAAACCCCTTCACCCGTGGCCCCCTGCGCAGTACCGAATACATCAGCAATGACGGCAGCATGGACATGCTCGACGCCGCCGCCCAATCCCTGCAAAACGGCCAGACCCTGATCATTTTTCCCGAAGGCACGCGCACCCAGCCGGGGCAGCCGCCGGCCTTTCATCGGGGGGCCGCTGCGATTGCCCTGCGCGGTGCGAAAATGGTGACGCCGGTGATCATCAAGGTCAGCCCGACCACCCTGACCAAAGCCGAACCCTGGTACCGCATCCCCAAACGCCGCGTGCACTTCAGTTTTCGCGTGGGGGCCGATATAGACCCACAGACCTTCGCCGCGCAAGGGCCTGCCCCGCAGGCCTCGCGTAAGCTCAACGATTATTTGCATGACTATTTCATTAAGGAGCTCGCCGAAGATGAGCGAACTGAACACCGCTGA
- a CDS encoding beta-ketoacyl synthase chain length factor has product MSVINFNIAQWRAWAPGLDSVDAWQAWSRQPVVLQSSDAAPDVSFLPAMQRRRLSRLARMAFSVGWPLADGRDNLPLVFVSRHGETPRTFDILCDLANEQPLSPTQFSLSVHNAIIGLWSIMRGETSEMTALAAAGDGLEHGMLEAAALLAEGAPAVLLVITEEQPPAAYSAWVDDVPFPYALGLLLTPGTDWRLTLNSAPQTLSKAHWPHALNLLRTLLGQQSHCQHAWKNRVWTWQRNP; this is encoded by the coding sequence ATGTCCGTGATCAACTTCAACATCGCCCAATGGCGCGCGTGGGCTCCCGGGCTCGACAGCGTGGACGCCTGGCAGGCCTGGAGCCGACAACCGGTCGTGCTCCAGAGCAGTGATGCCGCGCCCGATGTGTCGTTTTTGCCGGCCATGCAGCGCCGCCGGCTGAGCCGTCTGGCGCGGATGGCCTTCAGCGTCGGCTGGCCGCTGGCCGACGGACGGGACAATCTGCCGCTGGTGTTCGTCTCGCGCCACGGCGAAACCCCGCGCACCTTCGACATCCTTTGCGATCTGGCAAACGAACAGCCGCTGTCGCCCACCCAGTTCAGCCTCTCGGTGCACAACGCGATCATCGGTCTGTGGTCGATCATGCGCGGCGAAACCAGTGAAATGACCGCCCTCGCCGCCGCTGGCGACGGTCTGGAACACGGCATGCTCGAAGCGGCTGCCCTGCTGGCGGAAGGTGCCCCGGCGGTGCTGCTGGTGATTACCGAGGAGCAACCGCCAGCGGCCTATTCGGCGTGGGTCGATGATGTGCCGTTCCCCTATGCGCTCGGGCTTCTGCTCACGCCGGGTACCGACTGGCGGCTGACCTTGAACAGCGCCCCGCAAACACTGTCCAAGGCGCACTGGCCGCACGCGCTGAACCTGCTGCGAACCCTGCTCGGCCAGCAATCCCATTGCCAACATGCGTGGAAAAATCGTGTATGGACCTGGCAACGCAACCCGTGA